Proteins encoded within one genomic window of Candidatus Hydrogenedens sp.:
- a CDS encoding SDR family NAD(P)-dependent oxidoreductase, whose amino-acid sequence MKTMSLQGKVALITGAGRGIGRAIALTLAQEDVAVAVLARTEKEVQETVKEIEKQKGRALPFIADITQAEEIRRCVETILQKWNQIDILINNAGFAKFKPFEELSLEEWKQTIDVNLTGTFIVTQSVLPNMIQRKSGTIINISSVSGLRPIPKQSAYCASKHGVIGLTTTLAMEMKPYNIRVHAICPGGIVTRLSQENMSERDMSDWMMPEDVAHTVLYLLTQHPRATTDIIYLRRYGSVPLGG is encoded by the coding sequence ATGAAAACAATGTCATTGCAAGGAAAAGTAGCCTTAATAACGGGTGCAGGCAGAGGAATTGGTAGGGCTATAGCCTTAACATTAGCCCAGGAAGATGTCGCCGTAGCCGTTCTTGCACGAACGGAAAAAGAAGTGCAGGAAACCGTTAAGGAAATAGAAAAACAAAAAGGAAGAGCCCTTCCATTTATTGCAGATATAACCCAAGCTGAAGAAATAAGACGATGTGTAGAAACAATCCTTCAAAAATGGAATCAAATAGATATATTAATTAATAATGCAGGATTTGCAAAATTCAAACCCTTTGAGGAGTTATCTCTGGAAGAGTGGAAACAGACAATAGATGTAAATCTTACAGGCACTTTTATAGTAACTCAATCCGTTCTGCCGAATATGATACAGCGGAAGAGCGGAACTATCATTAATATTTCCAGTGTTTCTGGTTTACGCCCTATCCCCAAACAGTCTGCATATTGTGCCTCCAAACATGGAGTTATTGGATTAACCACCACTCTTGCAATGGAAATGAAACCGTATAACATTCGCGTGCATGCCATATGCCCCGGTGGTATTGTTACACGACTTAGTCAGGAAAACATGTCGGAGCGGGATATGAGTGACTGGATGATGCCCGAAGATGTAGCCCATACCGTTCTGTATTTATTAACACAACATCCACGGGCAACAACGGATATAATATATCTACGCCGTTACGGCAGTGTTCCTTTAGGAGGGTAG
- a CDS encoding CopG family transcriptional regulator translates to MSANSEPQVISFKADKALWEALEGITNRSEFIRNAILMALNNVCPLCGGTGLISASQRNHLQNFLKNHEVVICKECNQRHLTCTQSSKK, encoded by the coding sequence ATGTCAGCTAATTCTGAACCACAAGTTATTTCATTCAAGGCGGATAAAGCACTCTGGGAAGCTCTGGAAGGAATTACAAACCGCTCGGAATTTATTCGCAATGCTATCTTGATGGCTTTGAACAATGTCTGCCCTCTGTGTGGGGGAACAGGTTTAATTTCTGCTTCACAAAGAAATCATTTACAGAATTTTTTAAAAAATCATGAGGTTGTAATTTGTAAAGAATGTAATCAGCGTCATTTAACCTGCACACAATCCTCAAAGAAATAA
- a CDS encoding zinc ABC transporter substrate-binding protein has product MKLSLPPIICFSVFLSLFYLPVLWAIEEGNVYYSGTPPIAGILDHLVLPNEKVEIVCGSNVNPHTFDISPSQLQKLSYAKIFFHTQFPYELKIVNTLMKVKSNVACVDVTNNVRWRKGHVPSEHEHGPSYEHEENKDLHCWLSPENLKIISSNIYARLVKYNPAGEKEYQSNYKKWLNDLEEMDTKIKQMLLPYKGKSFFVYHPAFGYFAEYYGMNEVCIEMEGKSPSPKQMQQLFEQMQKEGTKVIFIQPQFDPKPAEIIAKAIGGRVEVMNDLERDILKNFLFVAEKISLSYK; this is encoded by the coding sequence ATGAAATTAAGTCTTCCTCCTATAATTTGTTTCTCTGTTTTTTTAAGTTTATTCTATCTGCCTGTATTGTGGGCCATAGAAGAAGGAAATGTCTATTATAGCGGCACTCCTCCTATTGCGGGAATTCTTGACCATCTGGTGCTTCCTAACGAAAAGGTAGAAATTGTTTGCGGTTCTAATGTAAATCCCCATACTTTTGACATATCTCCCTCACAATTACAGAAATTATCATACGCAAAAATATTTTTTCATACACAATTCCCCTATGAATTAAAGATTGTTAACACTTTGATGAAGGTAAAAAGTAATGTGGCTTGTGTAGATGTAACAAATAATGTTCGTTGGCGTAAAGGGCATGTGCCTTCGGAACATGAACATGGGCCTTCTTATGAACATGAAGAGAATAAAGATTTGCACTGCTGGCTCAGTCCTGAAAATTTAAAAATTATTTCATCGAATATATATGCCCGTCTGGTTAAATATAATCCTGCAGGAGAAAAAGAGTACCAGTCGAATTATAAAAAATGGTTAAACGACCTTGAAGAAATGGATACAAAAATAAAACAAATGCTACTGCCTTACAAAGGGAAAAGTTTCTTTGTTTATCATCCTGCCTTTGGTTATTTTGCGGAATATTATGGCATGAATGAAGTTTGTATTGAGATGGAGGGAAAAAGTCCATCGCCGAAACAGATGCAACAGTTATTCGAACAGATGCAAAAAGAAGGGACAAAGGTAATTTTTATTCAACCGCAATTCGACCCCAAACCCGCAGAAATTATCGCAAAAGCCATAGGAGGCCGAGTAGAAGTAATGAATGACCTGGAACGGGATATATTAAAAAACTTTTTATTTGTTGCAGAGAAAATATCCTTATCCTATAAATGA
- a CDS encoding ABC transporter ATP-binding protein → MTEILEQDRELSPFQGKTSPPAVCIQDLYFSYQKEYILENVNLDIHTHEFVSIIGPNGSGKTTLLKLILGLLQPQKGSIRIFGEQPEKKRDRIGYVPQYFHLDLSFPATVLEVVLMGLIHKRQWFGFSSLARKKAREALEIVGLSSLAQEMFRSLSGGQRQRVLIARALVSQPEILLFDEPTAHVDTVAEKNLMDLLKQISRELTVILVSHDLGFVSNYVDTVVCVNRTVQKHPTNKLTGAIIRELYGSHVELVHHGFVQAQEHHNHE, encoded by the coding sequence ATGACAGAAATATTAGAACAAGACAGAGAGTTAAGCCCCTTCCAAGGAAAAACTTCTCCCCCGGCGGTTTGTATACAGGATTTGTATTTTTCCTATCAGAAGGAATATATCCTGGAAAATGTTAATCTGGATATACATACGCATGAATTTGTTTCCATTATTGGTCCTAATGGTAGTGGGAAAACAACTCTATTGAAACTTATATTAGGGCTCTTACAACCCCAAAAGGGGAGTATTCGTATTTTCGGTGAACAACCGGAGAAAAAGCGGGATAGAATAGGTTATGTGCCGCAGTATTTTCATCTGGACTTATCGTTCCCAGCGACAGTACTGGAGGTTGTTTTGATGGGTCTTATTCACAAACGGCAATGGTTCGGGTTCTCATCTTTAGCGCGTAAAAAAGCCCGAGAAGCATTAGAGATAGTAGGATTGAGTTCATTAGCCCAAGAAATGTTTCGTAGTCTTTCTGGGGGACAACGCCAGCGTGTATTGATTGCGCGTGCTCTGGTAAGCCAACCTGAAATACTTCTTTTTGATGAACCGACAGCCCATGTGGATACCGTGGCAGAAAAAAATCTGATGGACTTATTGAAGCAAATTAGCAGGGAACTCACGGTTATTCTGGTTTCTCATGACCTCGGGTTTGTATCCAATTATGTGGACACCGTAGTTTGTGTTAACAGAACGGTACAGAAACATCCCACAAATAAACTCACCGGTGCGATTATTCGGGAATTGTATGGAAGCCATGTGGAACTGGTTCATCATGGATTTGTTCAAGCGCAGGAGCACCATAACCATGAATGA
- a CDS encoding metal ABC transporter permease has protein sequence MNELWHAFIDPNFPFLRYAFLSGILASISFGIVGSYVVTKNMVSLVGAISHSVLAGVGIALFLQHRYQIHYITPFYGALIAGVLSACSISFVSNYLTVRQDAVIGAIWAVGMAIGMVFLAYTPGYIDPMSYLFGSTYLITKNEIKNLIILDVVILAIAFVYYPQFWAYCFDEEFARVRNIPVMFLNILLLVMSAVTVVMMMPMVGIILVLAQLSLPVLIAEQLVSRLSLLMLYSVVLCMFTSTAGLIGSYKLDLPAGPIIVLTSMSVYILVALFRWVKNIYP, from the coding sequence ATGAATGAATTATGGCATGCCTTTATTGACCCTAACTTCCCGTTCTTGCGTTATGCTTTTTTATCGGGGATATTAGCAAGTATTAGCTTTGGAATTGTAGGTTCGTATGTAGTTACAAAAAATATGGTGTCTCTTGTAGGTGCTATTTCACATTCCGTACTTGCGGGTGTGGGTATAGCGTTATTTTTACAGCACCGATACCAGATACATTATATAACTCCCTTTTACGGAGCACTCATTGCAGGGGTCCTTTCTGCATGTTCTATTTCTTTTGTATCTAATTACCTTACAGTGAGACAGGACGCGGTTATTGGTGCTATCTGGGCTGTAGGGATGGCCATCGGGATGGTTTTTCTGGCATACACCCCCGGTTATATTGACCCCATGAGTTATCTTTTTGGTAGCACTTATCTAATTACAAAGAATGAAATAAAAAACCTTATAATCCTGGATGTTGTTATCCTTGCTATTGCTTTTGTATATTATCCGCAATTCTGGGCTTATTGTTTTGATGAAGAATTTGCTCGTGTGCGAAACATTCCCGTAATGTTTTTGAACATACTTTTATTGGTTATGTCTGCTGTTACGGTGGTGATGATGATGCCTATGGTAGGAATTATTCTCGTTCTGGCCCAATTGTCTCTTCCTGTGTTGATTGCAGAGCAACTGGTATCGCGTCTTTCCTTGTTAATGCTGTATTCGGTGGTTCTTTGTATGTTTACCAGCACTGCAGGACTAATAGGTAGTTATAAATTGGACCTGCCGGCTGGACCTATAATCGTCCTTACCTCTATGAGTGTCTATATTCTTGTTGCACTTTTTCGGTGGGTAAAAAACATATACCCCTAA
- a CDS encoding glucose 1-dehydrogenase, translating into MAIQTTPLNYSIREKINFDNKIALITGASRGIGKAIAFGLAELGAHVIITARNAEPLEETAQEINSTIGKATPITCHSARSQDIARLFEYIQNNLGKLDILVNNSATNPYFGPILEATEAVFDKTFEVNCKGYFLMSQQAGKMMVSQGKGVIINMASIEGLQPSPFMGIYSMTKSAVIMLTKVLARELGPAGVRCNAVCPGLTETRFASVLVDTPEIRERYVQTTPLGRHAQPEEIVGAVIYLASDSASYTNGAILVCDGGKTA; encoded by the coding sequence ATGGCAATACAAACAACTCCTTTAAATTATTCTATTCGTGAAAAGATAAATTTTGATAACAAGATTGCCCTTATCACGGGAGCAAGTCGTGGGATAGGCAAAGCCATTGCTTTTGGATTGGCAGAGCTCGGAGCTCATGTTATTATTACGGCAAGAAATGCAGAGCCGTTAGAGGAAACAGCACAGGAAATTAATTCAACGATAGGGAAAGCAACGCCGATAACATGCCATAGTGCTCGCAGTCAAGATATTGCGAGATTGTTTGAATATATTCAGAACAATTTGGGCAAGCTGGATATTTTGGTAAACAATTCTGCTACCAATCCCTACTTTGGTCCCATCCTCGAAGCTACAGAAGCCGTATTTGACAAAACTTTCGAGGTCAATTGCAAGGGTTATTTCCTAATGTCACAACAGGCCGGGAAAATGATGGTATCACAGGGGAAAGGAGTGATTATCAACATGGCCTCTATTGAAGGTTTGCAACCCTCTCCCTTTATGGGTATTTATTCCATGACCAAATCTGCCGTAATTATGTTGACCAAAGTTCTGGCTCGTGAGTTGGGTCCTGCTGGTGTTCGTTGCAATGCCGTATGTCCAGGGCTAACCGAAACGCGCTTTGCCTCTGTTCTGGTAGATACGCCCGAAATTCGAGAACGATATGTTCAGACCACTCCCTTAGGAAGACATGCCCAGCCCGAAGAAATTGTAGGGGCCGTAATTTATTTAGCATCCGATAGTGCCTCCTACACCAATGGTGCTATTCTTGTTTGTGATGGCGGAAAAACTGCATAA
- a CDS encoding ATP-binding protein has translation MNKVILQQVVIDQKGELDYLYKRDKIVERTLLHAYQKQANSEIIKVITGIRRCGKSVFAHQLFQNKHVAYLNFDDERLFSLETEDLNTIIEVFFEVYGDFQYIIFDEIQNIPRWELFVNRLHRQGFNIIVTGSNAKLLGRDLATHLTGRHICLELFPFSFAEYLSYYGIQTKEILSTRDTALIKRKFNEYLANGGFPETLKESIDTKSYLRSLYSTLITKDVVLRHKIKYVKTIMDIANYLITHHSGFVSFNKIKNIFNLKSIHTALNYTLFLEEAYLFFFVRRLTNKYKESLLANRKCYCIDPGIIQSLSYKTSADKGKLYENVVALELWRRKYLDDTEFYYWQDIYKREVDFVIRAGTKIKQLIQVCYNIDSHETQKRELDALISASKELKCNNLLIITEYTEGEETVSRKKIHYIPLWKWLLPTNSV, from the coding sequence ATGAACAAAGTTATCTTACAACAAGTAGTTATAGACCAGAAAGGGGAATTAGACTATCTTTACAAACGGGATAAAATAGTCGAACGCACCCTATTACATGCCTATCAGAAACAGGCAAATTCGGAAATCATTAAGGTTATCACCGGGATAAGGAGATGTGGCAAATCTGTATTTGCTCATCAACTATTCCAGAATAAGCATGTAGCCTATCTAAACTTTGATGATGAACGACTTTTCTCTTTAGAAACCGAAGACCTGAATACCATCATCGAGGTGTTTTTCGAAGTATATGGAGACTTTCAATACATCATATTTGATGAAATACAAAACATACCCCGATGGGAATTGTTTGTAAATCGTCTTCACCGTCAAGGTTTTAATATCATCGTAACAGGTAGTAATGCGAAACTATTAGGGCGTGATTTAGCCACCCATTTAACAGGACGGCATATCTGCTTAGAACTGTTTCCTTTTTCCTTTGCAGAATATTTAAGTTATTACGGGATACAAACCAAAGAGATACTATCTACTCGAGATACCGCCTTGATAAAAAGGAAATTTAATGAATACCTTGCAAACGGTGGTTTTCCTGAGACCCTTAAAGAAAGTATAGACACGAAATCCTATTTGCGGTCATTGTATTCCACCCTTATCACGAAGGATGTTGTACTGCGACACAAGATAAAGTATGTAAAGACCATCATGGACATAGCCAATTATCTTATCACTCATCATTCAGGCTTTGTAAGTTTTAATAAGATAAAAAATATCTTCAATCTGAAAAGTATTCACACGGCTTTGAATTATACTCTATTTCTGGAAGAAGCCTACCTGTTCTTCTTTGTTCGAAGGCTTACGAATAAATATAAAGAAAGCTTGCTTGCTAACAGAAAGTGCTACTGTATAGACCCCGGAATCATACAATCGTTAAGTTACAAGACATCGGCAGATAAAGGAAAATTATATGAGAATGTCGTGGCTTTGGAACTTTGGCGAAGAAAGTATCTTGACGATACGGAATTCTACTATTGGCAGGATATCTATAAACGCGAGGTTGATTTCGTTATACGAGCAGGAACAAAAATAAAGCAGTTAATTCAGGTTTGTTATAACATAGATAGTCATGAGACCCAAAAACGGGAATTGGATGCACTTATATCCGCCAGTAAGGAATTGAAATGTAATAATCTTCTTATCATCACAGAATATACCGAAGGAGAAGAAACGGTAAGTAGAAAAAAAATTCATTATATCCCTCTCTGGAAATGGCTCCTTCCAACAAATTCGGTATAA
- a CDS encoding alkaline phosphatase D family protein: MSRTKKNITQSCPKHLLTFIISLFLLLFNAQEIHGLDTGTVIKYKFSFPSERVWLGPYLWANRLQDWRCSTEGIKSVTKDTKHDYRTVHILSHRIGKEEGNFQLNVKVKPLFATSEVFDSFAGFLIGAGGDMDFQSSALVHHSPGVNGGIMGGMDENGRAIFRDFTKKNAPVIGTGKVPSKFCPAYRIQLQGNQKGEWIYLWLYVFNAETNELLSDVSLEKMNVKQIEGNIALVSHPGEGSLPANFLFQNMEMKGSKVTELSSEEKEVGPIIGALYTLSRGNLYLSTQLFPLGVGEGEEVSLEVERGMKWFEIARTKTDRTAWVARFEVSNWKENKDIKYRVVTQANDIDGKLRSFAYYGTIRKEPKETDTFVIAAFTGSRMVGGEGVDTGFYEWTPAKVWFPHADLVSKVKYHNPDFLFFSGDQIYEHASPTQKEVDILDYLYRWYLWYWSFRYLTQERPTVCIPDDHDVYQGNLWGAGGRPAKQQDDGGYVHSPEFVNVAQKTQTANLPPPFDLTPVEQGITVYYTDLVYAGISMAILEDRKFKSSPKELLPDSQCENGWFQNYNFDPKKQADVPNAVLLGDRQMKFLNTWIEDWSYGTQFKVVLSQTLYASASTLPSNETRDNVIPKLELYPPEEYPEFYAIKADADTNGWPPSARNEALSLWRKCFAVHICGDQHLGITVQYGVNDWNDSSYAFAVPAVGTRFPRRWYPPLPGKNHKEGYPRYTGEYEDGFGNKITVHAVANPMLYGIEPQELYNPATGYGIIRLKKSDRTITFECWPRWESPALEKAKPFVGWPITIQQQDNYKGEIKGYLPTLNIQGIQQPVIKIRNADDKSLVYALRLNTSTFKPFVFQEGKYNIEVLDTDNNKKQEINNVDIVPSGEEKTLDIQF, from the coding sequence ATGAGTAGAACTAAAAAAAATATTACCCAAAGCTGTCCCAAACATCTATTAACATTTATCATTAGTTTATTTCTTTTATTGTTTAATGCCCAAGAAATACATGGTTTAGATACGGGCACCGTAATTAAATATAAATTTTCGTTTCCATCAGAAAGGGTTTGGTTGGGTCCTTATTTATGGGCAAACCGACTTCAAGATTGGCGTTGTTCCACAGAAGGAATTAAAAGTGTAACAAAAGATACAAAACATGATTATCGCACCGTTCATATACTCAGTCATCGTATTGGTAAAGAAGAAGGAAATTTTCAGTTAAATGTAAAAGTAAAGCCCTTATTTGCTACATCAGAGGTTTTTGATAGTTTTGCAGGTTTTTTGATAGGTGCTGGAGGGGATATGGATTTTCAATCATCTGCCTTAGTTCACCATAGCCCAGGAGTGAATGGGGGAATTATGGGTGGAATGGATGAAAATGGCAGAGCCATATTTCGCGACTTTACCAAGAAAAATGCCCCTGTAATCGGCACGGGAAAAGTGCCGTCAAAATTTTGCCCTGCCTACCGAATTCAACTTCAAGGAAACCAGAAAGGAGAATGGATTTACCTCTGGTTGTATGTTTTTAATGCAGAGACCAACGAATTATTATCCGATGTTTCCCTTGAAAAAATGAATGTAAAACAAATAGAAGGGAATATCGCTCTGGTATCGCATCCGGGAGAAGGTTCCCTACCTGCTAATTTCCTATTTCAAAATATGGAAATGAAAGGAAGCAAAGTTACAGAGCTTAGTTCTGAAGAGAAAGAAGTGGGTCCTATCATAGGTGCTCTCTATACATTAAGTCGAGGCAATTTGTATCTCTCCACTCAATTATTTCCGTTGGGAGTAGGGGAAGGGGAAGAGGTCAGTCTGGAAGTAGAACGGGGTATGAAATGGTTTGAGATTGCACGAACAAAGACAGACCGAACAGCATGGGTAGCACGGTTTGAAGTTTCGAACTGGAAAGAGAATAAAGATATAAAGTACCGTGTAGTTACACAGGCAAATGATATAGACGGAAAGCTGCGGTCGTTTGCTTATTATGGGACTATTCGTAAAGAACCGAAAGAAACAGATACCTTTGTAATAGCGGCTTTTACAGGTTCAAGAATGGTAGGAGGGGAAGGTGTAGATACAGGTTTTTATGAGTGGACACCTGCAAAAGTTTGGTTTCCTCATGCCGACCTTGTCAGTAAAGTTAAATATCACAATCCAGATTTTCTATTTTTCTCAGGAGACCAGATATACGAACACGCCAGTCCTACTCAAAAGGAAGTGGATATTTTAGATTATCTTTATCGCTGGTATCTGTGGTACTGGTCTTTTCGATACCTAACACAGGAACGACCTACCGTTTGTATTCCAGATGACCATGATGTATATCAGGGAAATCTCTGGGGTGCAGGTGGGAGACCAGCAAAGCAACAGGACGACGGTGGTTATGTTCATTCTCCCGAATTTGTTAATGTTGCACAAAAAACACAAACCGCCAACCTTCCTCCTCCTTTTGACCTAACACCTGTTGAGCAAGGTATCACGGTGTATTACACAGACCTTGTCTATGCAGGAATTAGCATGGCTATTTTAGAAGACCGAAAATTTAAATCCTCTCCCAAAGAACTCTTACCCGATAGTCAGTGCGAAAATGGCTGGTTTCAAAATTACAATTTTGACCCTAAAAAACAAGCGGATGTTCCGAATGCTGTGTTGTTAGGTGATAGGCAGATGAAATTCTTAAACACCTGGATAGAAGATTGGTCGTATGGAACTCAATTTAAAGTAGTGTTATCTCAAACCCTGTATGCAAGCGCCAGCACACTTCCCTCAAATGAGACAAGAGACAATGTCATACCCAAGTTAGAACTTTATCCACCGGAAGAATATCCCGAATTTTATGCCATAAAAGCAGATGCGGATACCAATGGTTGGCCTCCATCTGCCAGGAATGAAGCCTTATCTCTGTGGAGAAAATGCTTTGCTGTTCATATCTGTGGAGACCAACATTTAGGAATAACCGTTCAATATGGAGTGAACGATTGGAACGATTCCTCGTATGCGTTTGCAGTTCCCGCTGTGGGAACTCGGTTTCCTCGTCGCTGGTATCCACCCCTGCCCGGGAAAAATCACAAAGAGGGATACCCACGCTACACAGGCGAATATGAAGACGGCTTTGGAAACAAAATTACCGTGCATGCCGTTGCTAACCCTATGCTTTATGGGATAGAACCCCAAGAACTTTATAATCCTGCTACAGGTTATGGAATCATTCGCCTAAAAAAGAGCGACCGCACAATTACTTTCGAATGCTGGCCTCGTTGGGAATCACCCGCTTTAGAAAAGGCAAAACCCTTCGTCGGCTGGCCTATTACCATTCAGCAACAGGATAACTACAAAGGTGAAATAAAAGGGTATCTGCCGACACTAAATATCCAGGGGATACAACAACCCGTGATAAAAATCCGAAATGCAGATGATAAAAGCCTTGTATATGCTCTTCGATTGAATACCTCAACATTCAAGCCGTTTGTTTTTCAGGAAGGCAAATACAACATCGAAGTGTTAGACACGGATAACAACAAAAAACAAGAAATAAATAATGTAGACATAGTCCCTTCCGGAGAAGAAAAAACATTAGATATACAATTTTAA